In Helianthus annuus cultivar XRQ/B chromosome 9, HanXRQr2.0-SUNRISE, whole genome shotgun sequence, the following are encoded in one genomic region:
- the LOC110889255 gene encoding 14-3-3-like protein: MAAASSPREENVYLAKLAEQAERYEEMVEFMEKVVAAADGGEELTIEERNLLSVAYKNVIGARRASWRIISSIEQKEESRGNEGHVSTIRDYRSKIESELSSICDGILKVLDSKLIGSASGGDSKVFYLKMKGDYYRYLAEFKTGDERKLAAENTLSAYKAAQDIANAELAPTHPIRLGLALNFSVFYYEILNSPDRACNLAKQAFDEAIAELDTLGEDSYKDSTLIMQLLRDNLTLWTSDMQDDTAEEVKEAPKPDDQ; this comes from the exons ATGGCAGCCGCATCATCTCCTCGCGAAGAGAACGTATACCTAGCAAAACTCGCAGAACAAGCCGAACGCTACGAAGAAATGGTCGAATTCATGGAAAAAGTCGTCGCCGCCGCAGACGGCGGAGAAGAACTAACCATCGAAGAACGAAACCTCTTATCCGTCGCCTACAAGAACGTCATCGGAGCACGAAGAGCCTCGTGGCGGATCATCTCTTCAATCGAGCAGAAAGAGGAGAGCCGTGGCAACGAAGGACACGTGTCCACCATCCGTGACTACAGATCTAAGATCGAGTCGGAGTTATCGTCGATTTGCGACGGTATTTTGAAGGTTCTGGATTCCAAACTTATTGGATCTGCATCTGGTGGTGATTCAAAGGTGTTCTATTTGAAGATGAAAGGTGATTATTATAGGTATTTGGCTGAGTTTAAGACCGGAGATGAGAGGAAGCTGGCTGCTGAGAATACTCTTTCGGCTTATAAGGCTGCTCAG GATATTGCGAATGCGGAACTAGCTCCCACCCATCCGATCAGATTAGGACTGGCACTCAACTTCTCTGTGTTTTACTATGAGATCCTTAACTCACCTGATCGCGCTTGTAATCTTGCAAAACAG GCTTTTGATGAAGCAATTGCTGAATTGGATACTTTAGGAGAGGACTCATACAAGGACAGCACTCTCATCATGCAGCTACTTCGCGATAACCTTACTTTGTGGACTTCTGATATGCAGGATGACACTGCTGAAGAAGTTAAAGAAGCACCTAAGCCTGATGATCAGtaa